One segment of Ricinus communis isolate WT05 ecotype wild-type chromosome 8, ASM1957865v1, whole genome shotgun sequence DNA contains the following:
- the LOC8276557 gene encoding 1-phosphatidylinositol-3-phosphate 5-kinase FAB1B isoform X3, which translates to MDSSDKTFSELVGLLKSWIPWRSEPSSVSRDFWMPDQSCRVCYECDSQFTIINRRHHCRLCGRVFCAKCTTNSVPVPSSDPNTAREEWEKIRVCNYCFKQWQQGITTFDNGIQVPSLDLSSSPSAASLASSKSTGTANSSSFTLGSMPYSAGTYQRAQQSAGPSPHQTSEMDVNSDNQIEVTLGRSNGHVADMSYQSPNPYAFSRNRSYDDDDEYGVFRADSEARRFPQVNEYFHRDEFDDMSNDEGSHKAHLDGENIDSKSLSSSPINPSFGSHGLEGGQQLGEKIEHGMDDEEETSSMYPGDNRDAEPVDFENNGLLWLPPEPEDEEDEREAGLFDDDDDDDEGHAAGEWGRLRTSSSFGSGEFRNKDKSSEEHKKAIKNVVDGHFRALVSQLLQVENIPVGDEDDKDSWLEIITSLSWEAATLLKPDMSKGGGMDPGGYVKVKCIASGRRSESVVVKGVVCKKNVAHRRMTSKIEKPRLLILGGALEYQRVSNHLSSFDTLLQQEMDHLKMAVAKIDAHQPDILVVEKSVSRFAQEYLLAKDISLVLNVKRPLLERIARCTGAQIVPSIDHLSSPKLGYCDMFHVERCLEDLGTAGQGGKKLVKTLMYFEDCPKPLGFTFHLFQILLRGANGDELKKVKHVVQYGVFAAYHLALETSFLADEGASLPELPLNSPITVALPDKPSSIERSISTVPGFTVPANEKLQGPQTSSEPQRSNNVPVAYLDSTISSIGHVGRKPLADGPIFQSTAPTTSCISPTSFLSTVPFTVKVVSDSYRTFEQKNKFEYGGSPVSETTAANIKVAAIDEHLTVNGFGVSEGIIEKHSQNNLSKMVASQSNIAVLPSAPENKNNLEAPGSLKEEFPPSPSDHQSILVSLSSRCVWKGTVCERSHLFRIKYYGSFDKPLGRFLRDHLFDQSYTCQSCEMPSEAHVHCYTHRQGTLTISVKKLSEILLPGEKDGKIWMWHRCLRCPRTNGFPPATRRVVMSDAAWGLSFGKFLELSFSNHAAASRVASCGHSLHRDCLRFYGFGNMVACFRYASINVLSVYLPPLKLDFNSENQEWIQKETDEVVNRAELLFSDVLNALSQIAQKKSSLGPGNSGMKLPESRRQIGELEAMLQNEKTEFEDSLQRALNKEAKKGQPVIDILEINRLRRQLVFQSYMWDHRLIYAASLDNNSLQDDLNCSNTGHEEKAFASTEQLNEMNVNDKAGKGFGSFDSLPVGAKLLKIDRQGGLGINSDQSETVHRDIDMSQDPNHEKNDRAELSGAMPTCDQPHGLEHSGNVRRTLSEGQVPIVSNLSDTLDAAWTGENHPGIGLVKDDSSVLSDSAVADLSTTSTAMEGLDLYSQLQDPNGSKVSNALSPALSTKGSDNMEEVGGYLRTPFLNFYRSLNKTFYASPEKLETMGEYSPVYVSSFRELELQGGARLLLPMGVRDVVIPVFDDEPTSIIAYALLSPEYEDQLADDGERIKEGGDANYSSNLSDHLTSQSFHSADEVTIDSHRSLGYTDESILSMSGSHSPLVLDPLSYTKTMHARVSFGDEGPLGKVKYSVTCYYAKRFEALRNRCCPSELDFIRSLSRCKKWGAQGGKSNVFFAKTLDDRFIIKQVTKTELESFIKFAPEYFRLHQSI; encoded by the exons ATGGATTCATCTGACAAGACGTTCTCTGAGCTAGTTGGCCTATTGAAATCTTGGATCCCTTGGCGGTCTGAGCCATCTAGTGTGTCAAGGGATTTTTGGATGCCCGATCAGAGTTGTAGGGTATGTTATGAGTGTGATTCTCAGTTCACAATAATTAACCGTAGGCACCATTGTCGACTTTGTGGTCGCGTCTTCTGTGCTAAGTGTACAACCAACTCAGTTCCTGTCCCATCAAGTGATCCAAATACTGCAAGGGAAGAGTGGGAGAAAATTCGGGTATGTAATTATTGTTTCAAACAATGGCAGCAAGGGATAACAACTTTTGATAATGGAATCCAGGTTCCTAGCCTGGATCTTAGTAGTTCACCATCAGCTGCAAGTTTGGCCAGCTCTAAGTCTACTGGCACTGCTAACAGTAGTAGCTTCACTCTTGGCTCGATGCCATACTCGGCTGGAACCTATCAACGAGCTCAACAAAGTGCAGGTCCCAGCCCACATCAAACATCTGAGATGGATGTAAATTCAGATAATCAAATAGAAGTGACATTGGGAAGGAGCAATGGTCATGTTGCAGACATGAGCTATCAATCTCCAAACCCATATGCATTTTCAAGGAACAG gagttatgatgatgatgacgaATATGGGGTTTTTCGGGCTGATTCTGAAGCAAGGCGTTTCCCCCAAGTGAACGAGTACTTTCATCGAGATGAGTTTGATGACATGAGCAATGATGAGGGATCACATAAAGCTCATCTTGATGGAGAAAATATTGACTCAAAAAGTTTAAGCAGCTCTCCCATAAACCCTAGTTTTGGCTCACATGGTTTGGAAGGAGGGCAACAACTTGGGGAAAAAATTGAGCATGGTATGGATGATGAGGAGGAGACCTCTTCCATGTATCCGGGGGATAACAGGGATGCTGAACCTGTGGATTTTGAGAACAATGGACTTCTCTGGCTTCCCCCAGAAccagaagatgaagaagatgagaGGGAAGCTGGTttatttgatgatgatgacgacGATGACGAGGGGCATGCAGCTGGAGAGTGGGGACGCTTGCGCACCTCAAGCAGTTTTGGAAGTGGAGAATTTCGTAATAAAGATAAATCGAGTGAGGAGCACAAGAAGGCCATAAAGAATGTGGTTGATGGGCATTTCAGGGCTCTGGTATCTCAGTTATTACAGGTTGAGAATATTCCTGTGGGTGATGAAGATGATAAAGACAGCTGGTTGGAAATCATTACATCTCTGTCATGGGAGGCTGCAACACTGTTAAAGCCAGATATGAGTAAAGGTGGAGGAATGGACCCTGGTGGATATGTGAAAGTAAAATGCATTGCTTCTGGTCGACGTTCTGAGAG TGTGGTGGTCAAAGGAGTCGTTTGTAAGAAAAATGTAGCTCACCGTCGAATGACCTCCAAAATAGAGAAACCTCGACTGCTCATCCTTGGAGGGGCGCTTGAGTATCAGCGAGTTTCTAACCACTTGTCAAGTTTTGATACTCTGCTGCAGCAG gAAATGGACCATCTAAAGATGGCAGTGGCAAAGATAGATGCTCATCAACCTGATATTCTTGTAGTGGAGAAATCAGTTTCGCGATTTGCACAGGAATACCTTCTTGCTAAAGACATATCACTtgttctcaatgtcaagaggCCACTTTTAGAGCGCATAGCCCGTTGCACAGGTGCTCAAATAGTTCCTTCAATTGATCATCTCTCTTCTCCAAAGTTGGGCTACTGTGATATGTTTCATGTGGAAAGGTGTTTGGAAGATCTTGGTACTGCTGGCCAGGGCGGGAAAAAGTTGGTCAAGAcattaatgtattttgaagACTGTCCAAAGCCTTTGGGCTTTACT TTCCATTTGTTTCAGATTTTACTTAGAGGGGCTAATGGGGATGAGTTGAAGAAAGTGAAACATGTGGTCCAGTATGGAGTTTTTGCAGCATATCACTTGGCTCTGGAGACTTCTTTTCTTGCTGATGAAGGAGCATCTCTGCCAGAACTCCCTCTGAACTCTCCAATAACAGTGGCACTCCCAGATAAACCCTCAAGCATTGAGAGATCTATATCAACTGTACCTGGTTTTACTGTTCCTGCCAATGAAAAGCTTCAGGGACCACAAACTAGTAGTGAACCACAGAGATCCAACAACGTCCCCGTTGCTTATCTCGACTCAACAATCAGTTCTATTGGTCATGTTGGAAGGAAACCACTAGCTGATGGTCCTATCTTTCAATCCACAGCACCTACGACATCTTGCATCAGTCCAACTTCATTTCTCTCTACTGTTCCTTTTACAGTGAAAGTTGTTTCAGATTCTTACCGTACTTTTGAGCAGAAAAATAAGTTTGAATACGGAGGTTCTCCTGTATCAGAAACGACTGCAGCTAACATCAAGGTGGCTGCCATTGATGAGCATCTCACTGTTAATGGCTTTGGGGTTTCAGAAGGTATTATAGAAAAACATTCTCAAAATAATCTTAGCAAAATGGTTGCTAGTCAGTCGAACATTGCAGTGTTACCATCTGCaccagaaaataaaaataatttggagGCGCCGGGATCTTTGAAAGAAGAATTTCCTCCATCACCTTCAGATCATCAGAGCATCTTGGTTTCCTTATCTTCCCGGTGCGTCTGGAAGGGAACTGTTTGTGAAAGATCTCATCTTTTTCGAATTAAGTATTATGGTAGTTTTGACAAACCTTTGGGTCGATTTTTGCGAGACCATTTATTTGATCAA agtTACACTTGTCAATCTTGTGAGATGCCGTCAGAAGCACATGTTCATTGTTATACGCATCGACAAGGCACCCTCACTATATCTGTTAAGAAGCTATCAGAAATACTCCTACCAGGTGAAAAAGATGGGAAGATCTGGATGTGGCACAGATGCTTGAGGTGTCCCCGGACCAATGGTTTTCCTCCAGCTACTCGTAGAGTAGTGATGTCTGATGCCGCTTGGGGTTTATCTTTTGGGAAATTTTTGGAGCTCAGTTTTTCAAACCATGCAGCAGCAAGCAGGGTGGCAAGCTGTGGTCATTCCCTGCATAGGGATTGTCTTCGTTTTTATGg ATTTGGGAATATGGTTGCTTGCTTTCGGTATGCATCAATTAATGTTCTTTCTGTATATCTTCCACCCCTGAAACTTGATTTCAACTCTGAGAACCAGGAATGGatacaaaaagaaacagaTGAG GTTGTTAACCGGGCAGAGCTTCTATTTTCTGATGTGCTCAATGCTCTAAGTCAAATTGCACAGAAAAAATCTAGTTTGGGACCAGGTAACAGTGGCATGAAACTACCTGAATCAAGACGCCAGATTGGAGAACTTGAAGCAATGTTACAAAATGAGAAGACAGAATTTGAG GATTCACTCCAAAGAGCTTTGAACAAGGAAGCGAAAAAGGGTCAGCCTGTTATTGACATTCTCGAGATAAATAGACTGCGGAGACAGTTAGTGTTCCAATCTTATATGTGGGACCACCGCTTAATTTATGCAGCCAGTTTAGACAATAACAGCCTTCAGGATGATTTGAATTGCTCAAATACAGGACATGAGGAAAAAGCCTTCGCCAGTACTGAGCAGCTCAATGAAATGAATGTGAATGACAAGGCAGGAAAAGGTTTTGGTAGTTTTGACTCTCTTCCTGTAGGGGCAAAGCTGCTTAAAATTGATCGCCAAGGGGGACTTGGCATTAATTCTGACCAGTCAGAAACAGTCCATCGAGATATAGACATGAGTCAGGATCCTAATCATGAAAAGAATGACCGTGCTGAACTTTCTGGGGCCATGCCCACCTGTGATCAACCCCATGGTCTAGAGCACAGTGGAAATGTTCGCAGGACTCTTTCTGAGGGACAGGTTCCTATTGTGTCAAATTTGTCTGATACCCTTGATGCTGCATGGACAGGTGAAAATCATCCTGGAATTGGACTGGTTAAGGATGACTCCAGTGTGCTTTCTGATTCAGCTGTAGCAGATTTGTCAACCACATCTACAGCAATGGAGGGACTAGATTTGTACAGCCAACTGCAAGACCCAAATGGGTCCAAGGTCAGCAATGCACTTTCACCTGCATTGTCTACCAAGGGCTCTGATAATATGGAAGAAGTTGGAGGCTACTTGAGAACGCCTTTCTTAAATTTCTACCGATCACTGAACAAGACTTTTTATGCAAGCCCTGAGAAGCTTGAGACAATGGGAGAATACAGTCCAGTCTATGTGTCCTCCTTTAGGGAGTTGGAACTCCAGGGTGGCGCTAGGCTTCTCCTGCCTATGGGTGTACGTGATGTTGTCATTCCTGTATTTGATGATGAGCCCACAAGCATTATAGCTTATGCACTCCTGTCACCGGAGTATGAGGACCAACTGGCTGATGACGGGGAGAGAATTAAAGAAGGTGGGGATGCCAATTACTCCTCAAATTTATCTGATCATCTGACCTCTCAGTCATTCCACTCTGCTGATGAAGTCACCATTGATTCTCATAGAAGCCTTGGATATACAGATGAAAGTATCCTATCTATGTCTGGATCTCATAGCCCTCTAGTTTTAGACCCACTCTCTTACACAAAGACTATGCATGCTAGAGTTTCTTTTGGAGATGAAGGCCCACTTGGCAAGGTGAAATATTCTGTGACTTGTTACTATGCAAAGAGGTTTGAAGCCTTAAGGAATAGATGTTGCCCATCTGAGCTTGATTTTATAAGGTCTCTCAGCCGCTGTAAGAAGTGGGGAGCTCAAGGTGGAAAGAGCAATGTCTTCTTTGCAAAAACCTTGGATGATCGCTTTATTATCAAACAAGTCACAAAGACAGAATTGGagtcatttataaaatttgctCCTGAATATTTCAG GTTACATCAAAGCATCTGA